One region of Citrus sinensis cultivar Valencia sweet orange chromosome 6, DVS_A1.0, whole genome shotgun sequence genomic DNA includes:
- the LOC112498676 gene encoding uncharacterized protein LOC112498676, which yields MAPIRLLIIAIGFLFLMHGIRDCSFALAQDEATSRNGLGAIDQGHAVSPRKEVADDHGVAGAISMSKLWLQGRKMAVHMVWKEHEKNPKGMDKSGTLKISGKRSAEASKKYLESFDHPQDDDQPAVSLSNPKQMQPRDQENEVSQERPDVDTQRLLIAAKEIENLMQKDYRGMSKPRRKPPINNHEPRH from the exons ATGGCTCCCATAAGGCTTTTAATTATTGCGATAGGGTTTCTCTTTCTTATGCATGGCATTAGAGATTGCTCTTTTGCACTTGCTCaag ATGAAGCAACATCAAGAAATGGGCTTGGTGCAATTGATCAAGGACATGCTGTTTCTCCTCGAAAG GAGGTTGCTGATGATCATGGCGTTGCTGGCGCAATCAGCATGAGTAAACTATGGCTTCAAGGAAGGAAAATGGCAGTACATATGGTTTGGAAAGAGCATGAGAAGAACCCCAAAGGGATGGATAAATCAGGGACTTTGAAGATTTCAG GAAAGCGAAGTGCCGAAGCTTCAAAGAAGTATCTTGAAAGCTTTGATCACCCCCAAGATGATGATCAG CCAGCTGTTTCTCTTTCGAACCCCAAGCAAATGCAACCTCGTgatcaagaaaatgaagtcTCACAAGAGCGTCCTGATGTCGACACTCAAAGGCTTCTCATCGCGGCTAAAGAGATCGAGAACTTGATGCAGAAGGATTACAGAGGAATGTCAAAGCCTCGCCGCAAGCCTCCAATCAACAATCACGAGCCTCGACACTGA
- the LOC102630258 gene encoding GDSL esterase/lipase 7-like: protein MISNSYSIIFSVFFLRFISSNATQLAPALYVFGDSLFDSGNNNLLPTIARANYLPYGANFVNKSSTGRFTNGKTVPDFVAEFLGLPYSPPFLKIRDKLPLTGLNYASGSCGILPETGRPFGKCLNFEEQVSLFDETVKLLRRHFTSSKVLSNYLSKSIFIISIGSNDYLSSYLGTLSFNTNVRYTPQQFAQLLIEKLSHQFQRLYNLGARKIVMFEIGPIGCIPSITRKNKHSGKCVEDKNQLVSYFNNMLPTMLQNLTSCLEGSTFVNGHAHWLGYDAVINPPKYGLVDSSNPCCIAWFNGTSGCIPFLKPCSNANQHYFWDAYHLTEAMYSLFASHCINDKSFCEPFNLKELVKM, encoded by the exons atgatCAGCAACAGTTACTCTATAATATTTTCAGTCTTTTTTCTTCGATTTATCAGCAGCAACGCAACTCAGCTTGCGCCGGCACTGTATGTTTTCGGAGACTCGTTGTTTGACAGCGGCAACAACAATCTTTTGCCAACAATTGCTAGGGCAAATTACTTACCATATGGTGCAAATTTTGTCAATAAAAGCAGTACAGGAAGATTCACAAATGGTAAAACAGTTCCCGATTTTGTAG CTGAATTTTTGGGGCTGCCATATTCACCACCATTTTTGAAAATACGTGACAAGTTACCACTTACTGGGTTGAATTATGCATCTGGGTCATGTGGCATTCTCCCTGAAACCGGACGCCCCTTT GGGAAATGCTTAAATTTTGAAGAACAAGTGAGTTTATTCGATGAGACAGTTAAGTTGCTGCGGAGACATTTTACAAGCTCAAAAGTGCTTTCAAATTATTTGTCGAAGTCGATATTTATTATCTCCATTGGCAGTAATGATTACTTGAGTAGTTATCTCGGAACCTTGTCTTTCAATACAAACGTACGTTATACTCCCCAACAGTTTGCTCAACTCCTCATAGAAAAGCTCTCTCACCAATTCCAG AGGCTATATAACTTGGGAGCAAGAAAGATTGTGATGTTCGAGATCGGTCCGATCGGTTGCATTCCCTCGATTACAAGGAAAAATAAACACTCAGGAAAATGTGTTGAAGACAAGAACCAGCTTGTGTCTTATTTCAATAACATGCTTCCTACAATGCTACAAAACTTGACATCATGTCTCGAAGGCTCCACCTTTGTCAACGGTCATGCTCACTGGCTAGGCTATGATGCTGTCATAAATCCTCCTAAATACG GTTTAGTGGATTCAAGCAATCCATGTTGCATAGCTTGGTTCAATGGGACTTCGGGGTGCATTCCGTTTCTGAAGCCATGCAGTAACGCAAATCAACATTATTTTTGGGATGCTTATCATCTTACAGAAGCTATGTATTCACTCTTTGCATCCCATTGTATCAACGATAAATCGTTTTGCGAACCTTTCAATTTAAAGGAGCTCGTAAAAATGTGA